In Amycolatopsis endophytica, the following are encoded in one genomic region:
- a CDS encoding cytochrome P450: protein MTQAGVHRDIPEDFDPSSSDDPDEVHALYRDLRGRCPVAFSSRYGGFWALTRYADVKAAALDDTTFRSSVKAVVPSDPRGLRRPPLNFDAPEHKPFRRALDATLSRQRLDALEPVLRRHAVEQLAPLLERGSGDIAQEFGARFPAWVTTEWLNLDPDLAPVLAATAARWVQAWRLQDREVVNEMSQRMYRMARDLVADRRRTPRPVEEDPASSLLAERADGVPLEEEHVVGALRQSLVVGMVAPPIVIGSIALHLGEDQALQAKLRNEPSLIPAALEEFLRLYAPYRGFARTAAEPVEIGGREILPGEPITLTYASANRDAAVFDDPDVFVLGRPNVADHLAFGRGRHRCPGASMARLMLRIALEELLDRTTSFTATGRREGARMPELGAVSVELELVPARRG from the coding sequence ATGACGCAGGCCGGAGTGCACCGTGACATCCCGGAGGACTTCGATCCCTCCAGCAGCGACGATCCGGACGAGGTCCACGCCCTCTACCGTGACCTCCGCGGACGCTGCCCGGTCGCCTTCAGCTCCCGCTACGGCGGCTTCTGGGCACTGACCCGGTACGCGGACGTCAAAGCCGCGGCGCTGGACGACACCACGTTCCGGTCGTCGGTCAAGGCCGTCGTGCCGAGCGATCCGCGGGGACTGCGCCGTCCACCGCTGAACTTCGACGCGCCCGAGCACAAACCCTTCCGCCGCGCGCTGGACGCCACCCTGTCCCGGCAGCGGCTGGATGCCCTGGAACCGGTGCTGCGCCGGCACGCGGTCGAGCAGCTCGCGCCGTTGCTGGAGCGCGGTTCGGGCGACATCGCGCAGGAGTTCGGCGCCCGGTTCCCGGCGTGGGTCACCACGGAATGGCTCAACCTCGACCCCGATCTGGCTCCGGTGCTCGCCGCCACCGCCGCGCGGTGGGTGCAGGCCTGGCGGCTGCAGGACCGCGAGGTCGTCAACGAGATGAGCCAGCGCATGTACCGGATGGCGCGGGACCTGGTGGCCGACCGCAGGCGCACCCCGCGACCGGTCGAGGAGGACCCGGCCAGCTCGTTGCTGGCCGAACGCGCCGACGGCGTCCCGCTGGAGGAGGAACACGTCGTCGGGGCGTTGCGGCAGTCCCTGGTGGTGGGCATGGTCGCGCCGCCGATCGTCATCGGGTCGATCGCGCTGCACCTCGGCGAAGACCAGGCGCTGCAAGCGAAGCTGCGCAACGAGCCCTCGCTGATCCCCGCGGCGCTCGAGGAGTTCCTGCGGCTGTACGCGCCCTACCGCGGATTTGCCCGCACCGCCGCCGAGCCGGTCGAGATCGGCGGGCGCGAGATCCTGCCCGGTGAACCGATCACCCTCACCTACGCCTCCGCCAACCGCGACGCCGCGGTCTTCGACGACCCCGACGTGTTCGTCCTCGGGCGGCCCAACGTCGCCGACCACCTCGCCTTCGGCCGCGGACGGCACCGCTGCCCCGGCGCGTCGATGGCACGGCTCATGCTGCGGATCGCCCTGGAGGAACTGCTCGACCGGACCACGTCGTTCACCGCGACCGGCCGCCGTGAGGGTGCCCGGATGCCCGAGCTGGGCGCGGTGTCCGTCGAACTGGAGCTGGTGCCCGCGCGCCGGGGCTGA
- the add gene encoding adenosine deaminase, with the protein MPNPTAPADRGGLSADYLRALPKAEVHCHLEGCVPPRTAVRLAERHGVALPAGARDGGDRYRFRDFDEGLKIYLAVCRSMQTAEDFEAVTYESLVTAAEGGLRYREMAFNPQNHPELTYDEMVGGILAGARAAREETGVISRIVVAINRQFGGEAALNLVREVLAHPHPEVVAIGLDGDEKAGRPAEFVAAYDLARAAGLKLTAHAGEHGDPTEMVECLDLLGVDRIDHGYAALLDSALLARTAASRIPYSACWFIDYPELEVEGRRRDVAAMAAAGLNLCLNSDDPALIGPELHEDFIDAAAQLGWTVADAEQYALAGLDASFADDTTVEHLRAEFTAELERLRPTAYGANHQ; encoded by the coding sequence ATGCCCAACCCGACGGCACCGGCAGATCGGGGCGGTCTGAGCGCGGACTACCTCCGCGCGCTGCCGAAGGCCGAGGTCCACTGCCACCTGGAGGGGTGTGTCCCGCCGAGGACGGCGGTCCGTCTCGCCGAGCGACACGGCGTCGCACTTCCCGCCGGAGCCCGGGACGGGGGCGACCGCTACCGCTTCCGGGACTTCGACGAGGGCCTGAAGATCTACCTCGCCGTGTGCAGGTCGATGCAGACTGCCGAGGACTTCGAAGCGGTTACGTACGAGAGCCTCGTGACCGCGGCCGAGGGCGGGCTTCGCTACCGTGAGATGGCTTTCAACCCGCAGAACCATCCCGAGCTGACCTACGACGAGATGGTGGGCGGGATCCTCGCCGGGGCGCGCGCAGCCCGGGAAGAGACCGGCGTCATTTCCCGGATCGTGGTCGCGATCAACCGTCAGTTCGGCGGGGAGGCCGCGCTGAACCTCGTCCGCGAGGTACTCGCGCACCCCCACCCCGAGGTCGTCGCGATCGGGCTGGACGGCGACGAGAAGGCCGGACGGCCGGCGGAGTTCGTCGCGGCCTACGACCTCGCGCGTGCCGCGGGCCTCAAACTCACCGCGCACGCCGGCGAGCACGGCGACCCCACCGAGATGGTCGAGTGCCTGGATCTGCTCGGGGTGGATCGCATCGACCACGGGTACGCGGCCCTGCTCGACTCCGCGCTGCTCGCCCGCACCGCGGCCTCGCGGATCCCGTATTCGGCGTGCTGGTTCATCGATTACCCCGAGCTCGAGGTCGAAGGCAGGCGGCGCGATGTCGCGGCCATGGCGGCCGCCGGGCTGAACCTGTGCCTCAACTCCGACGACCCGGCCCTCATCGGCCCGGAGCTGCACGAGGACTTCATCGATGCGGCCGCGCAGCTCGGCTGGACCGTCGCGGACGCCGAACAGTACGCGCTGGCGGGTCTCGACGCCAGCTTCGCCGACGACACCACCGTTGAACACCTTCGCGCCGAGTTCACCGCCGAGCTCGAGCGTCTCCGCCCGACCGCCTACGGCGCCAACCACCAGTAG
- a CDS encoding MFS transporter, with amino-acid sequence MKNRTTTSPSGMTRIVGASSIGTMLEYYDFFVYVALTGTLTKLFLPASDPVVATLLASATFGVSYLARPLGTVIFSPMADRIGRKKTFVVTLGVMGVATVAIGCLPTYAAAGIFAPAALLFLRVVQGVGLGGEYGSAVVYVTEHAPAGRRGRYTSVLQSTATVGLLVALVLVSLLKVTLDAETFLGWGWRVPFLLSAPIVLVATLVRLRMSETPVFTELRNSGQLAKSPLLDTVRTWKSWKAILLATFGAQGGTSVTLYTSVIYMLYFLQTVLKVDETRTNVCLAIAILIAAPCYPLFGAMSDRVGRSRVMLLGIVLWMVAAYPAFAGIRAAVHGSSWTAVTAIITVLAILTAMVMAPLPAFITEQFPPQSRTTGFGFAQQLGNILFGGFLPLISLSLVSWTGNQLAGVGYSIVSLLPCLAVTLFWGVRSERARTTRPGASPVTSASTETSGGVLR; translated from the coding sequence ATGAAGAACCGCACCACCACGTCCCCATCCGGGATGACGAGGATCGTCGGGGCCTCGAGCATCGGCACGATGCTCGAGTACTACGACTTCTTCGTCTACGTCGCCCTCACCGGCACGCTCACCAAGCTGTTCCTGCCGGCGAGCGACCCGGTCGTGGCCACCCTGCTCGCCTCCGCCACCTTCGGCGTGTCCTACCTGGCCCGCCCGCTGGGCACGGTCATCTTCAGCCCCATGGCCGACCGCATCGGGCGGAAGAAGACGTTCGTGGTCACCCTCGGCGTGATGGGGGTCGCGACCGTCGCCATCGGCTGCCTGCCCACGTACGCGGCAGCCGGGATCTTCGCCCCGGCCGCCCTGTTGTTCCTGCGCGTCGTCCAAGGCGTCGGGCTCGGCGGTGAATACGGGTCAGCGGTCGTCTACGTCACCGAGCACGCTCCCGCCGGACGGCGCGGGCGGTACACCAGCGTGCTGCAGAGCACCGCGACCGTCGGCCTGCTCGTCGCGCTGGTCCTCGTCTCCCTGCTCAAGGTGACCCTCGACGCCGAGACCTTCCTCGGCTGGGGCTGGCGGGTGCCGTTCCTGCTGTCCGCGCCGATCGTGCTCGTCGCGACCCTGGTCCGGTTGCGGATGAGCGAAACGCCGGTCTTCACCGAACTGCGGAACTCCGGGCAGCTGGCGAAGTCGCCGCTGCTGGACACCGTGCGCACGTGGAAGTCGTGGAAAGCCATCCTGCTGGCCACGTTCGGCGCGCAGGGCGGTACCTCGGTGACGCTCTACACCTCGGTCATCTACATGCTCTACTTCCTGCAGACCGTGCTCAAGGTGGACGAGACCCGGACCAACGTCTGCCTGGCGATCGCCATCCTGATCGCGGCGCCGTGCTACCCGCTCTTCGGCGCGATGTCCGACCGTGTCGGCCGCTCCCGGGTGATGCTGCTCGGCATTGTCCTGTGGATGGTCGCGGCCTACCCGGCGTTCGCCGGGATCCGGGCGGCGGTCCACGGTTCGTCCTGGACGGCCGTCACGGCGATCATCACCGTGCTGGCGATCCTGACCGCCATGGTGATGGCCCCGCTGCCGGCGTTCATCACCGAGCAGTTCCCGCCCCAGAGCCGCACGACCGGGTTCGGCTTCGCCCAGCAGCTCGGGAACATCCTCTTCGGCGGCTTCCTGCCGTTGATCAGCCTGTCCCTGGTCTCGTGGACGGGGAACCAGCTGGCGGGAGTCGGCTACTCGATCGTCTCCCTGCTCCCCTGCCTGGCCGTCACGCTGTTCTGGGGGGTCCGTTCGGAGCGGGCGCGGACCACCCGGCCGGGTGCGTCGCCGGTGACCTCGGCGAGCACGGAAACCTCCGGTGGCGTATTACGCTGA
- a CDS encoding metallopeptidase TldD-related protein, translated as MTDLSRWRDPAADRAEFLAQLRRAAHVPGGRDAAAIPGNRNARGRALRTRLGARRRWDRDDRRLAGSTERGLLVARLSCIRRVNPRSLLLTGLTRDGVYLIEDGTIPGAANTLRFNESPVDLLGRITETGAPLDTLSREDVEDILRERMPRVRVPTSP; from the coding sequence TTGACCGACCTCTCGCGGTGGCGCGACCCGGCGGCGGATCGCGCGGAGTTCCTCGCCCAGCTGCGCCGCGCGGCGCACGTCCCCGGCGGGCGGGATGCGGCCGCGATACCTGGCAACCGAAACGCACGAGGCCGCGCACTTCGTACCCGACTTGGTGCGCGACGGCGGTGGGACCGTGACGATCGACGACTCGCCGGCTCGACCGAACGCGGGCTCCTGGTGGCGCGCCTGTCCTGCATCCGCCGCGTGAATCCCCGAAGCCTGCTCCTCACCGGCCTCACCCGCGACGGCGTCTACCTGATCGAGGACGGCACGATCCCAGGTGCCGCCAACACTCTCCGGTTCAACGAATCGCCCGTCGACCTGCTCGGCCGGATCACCGAAACCGGGGCACCGTTGGATACGTTGTCTCGTGAGGACGTGGAAGACATCCTGCGAGAACGGATGCCTCGCGTTCGCGTGCCGACTTCACCATGA
- a CDS encoding ABC transporter substrate-binding protein, translating into MVRFIGPDNDAYVATLARHVNEYEELTGESVALEIIPETDYVTNTLDALRSRLRGESAPDVFMSGPVSMWKLAGEGIVEPLDAYLDSCGDDYRPGDFLPSLVAANRWTGRRGDALGSGPLLEIPVNWETYNLAYLPDVLEQAGLGEPPSTWAEYFAAAARIAEKLPGVRGFAQRGTATWHTMYTGYATQVWSYGGTDFDDAGRSALASPEVLAATRDFVAAARASGPVRFPDGHWLDVARDFAAGQYGMIVDSDHYVAIVEGADSKVRGRVAYTRPPLGPGGERAANMWTWSLVMNSASHDKARAWRFIEWASSPAFLARAALEGNMNPTRQSTWDDDAYRAAAARWNGFGDNSLEILRATARVLPTPMPEYLDVASLWSAAIVRAYQQPDVLEQIFGETASRIDRLLHGDRTGAS; encoded by the coding sequence GTGGTTCGCTTCATCGGCCCCGACAACGACGCGTATGTCGCCACCCTCGCCCGGCACGTGAACGAGTACGAAGAGCTCACGGGGGAGTCCGTGGCGCTCGAGATCATTCCCGAGACGGATTACGTCACCAACACGCTCGACGCGCTGCGCAGCCGGCTTCGCGGGGAGTCCGCGCCGGATGTGTTCATGTCGGGACCCGTCTCGATGTGGAAGCTCGCCGGCGAGGGCATCGTCGAACCGCTCGACGCATACCTCGATTCGTGCGGCGACGACTACCGGCCGGGCGACTTCCTGCCGTCCCTCGTGGCCGCCAACCGCTGGACCGGACGGCGTGGCGACGCACTCGGATCCGGTCCCTTGCTCGAAATCCCGGTCAACTGGGAGACCTACAACCTGGCCTACCTGCCGGACGTGCTGGAGCAGGCGGGTCTCGGCGAGCCGCCATCGACGTGGGCGGAGTACTTCGCCGCTGCCGCGCGGATCGCGGAAAAGTTGCCCGGCGTCCGCGGATTCGCGCAGCGCGGCACTGCGACCTGGCACACGATGTACACCGGCTACGCGACCCAGGTGTGGTCCTACGGCGGGACGGACTTCGACGACGCGGGCCGCAGCGCGCTGGCCAGTCCGGAAGTGCTCGCCGCGACCCGGGACTTCGTCGCGGCGGCCAGGGCGTCCGGCCCGGTGCGGTTCCCCGACGGGCACTGGCTCGATGTCGCCCGCGACTTCGCGGCCGGTCAGTACGGCATGATCGTCGACTCCGACCACTACGTCGCCATTGTCGAGGGAGCCGACTCGAAGGTTCGCGGGCGGGTGGCGTACACCAGGCCGCCACTGGGGCCCGGCGGTGAGCGGGCGGCGAACATGTGGACCTGGTCGCTGGTGATGAACAGCGCCTCACACGACAAAGCCCGTGCGTGGAGGTTCATCGAATGGGCCAGCTCCCCGGCCTTTCTCGCGCGGGCGGCGCTGGAGGGCAACATGAACCCGACGCGGCAGAGCACTTGGGACGATGACGCGTACCGCGCCGCCGCCGCCCGGTGGAACGGTTTCGGGGACAACAGCCTCGAGATCCTCCGCGCGACTGCCCGGGTGCTGCCCACTCCCATGCCGGAGTACCTCGACGTCGCGAGCCTGTGGTCGGCGGCCATCGTGCGGGCGTACCAGCAGCCCGATGTCCTGGAACAGATCTTCGGCGAGACCGCGAGCCGCATCGATCGGCTCCTGCACGGCGATCGGACCGGCGCGTCGTGA
- a CDS encoding enoyl-CoA hydratase-related protein, which yields MNDEHPLVTTGLADGVLTITLDAPDTGNALDIAMTEAVAGALEDVPNTPDAHCVLLRSSGPHFCTGGNVKDMARGADLMAGTTTDIQDRLRLGLHRITRALRDLEVPSVAAINGAAVGAGFDLALMCDVRVAARSARFAESFLRLGLVSGIGGAWFLARAVGVAKAMELTLTSEFISAEAAAGLRIVSRVVDDARLGDEAADLARTIAAQPPRALRMAKRLVRESAETTLPAALELAAALQAILLSGDEHRTTVKQFLENRR from the coding sequence ATGAACGACGAACATCCCCTCGTGACGACCGGCCTCGCGGACGGTGTCCTCACGATCACCCTCGACGCCCCGGACACCGGCAACGCCCTCGACATCGCGATGACGGAGGCGGTCGCCGGAGCGCTCGAGGACGTCCCGAACACACCCGACGCGCACTGCGTGCTGCTGCGGTCCTCGGGACCGCACTTCTGCACCGGCGGCAACGTCAAGGACATGGCCCGCGGCGCCGACCTGATGGCCGGGACGACCACCGACATCCAGGACCGGCTGCGCCTCGGCCTGCACCGGATCACGCGCGCGCTGCGCGACCTCGAAGTCCCTTCGGTCGCCGCGATCAACGGCGCCGCCGTCGGAGCCGGGTTCGACCTCGCCCTGATGTGCGACGTGCGCGTCGCGGCCCGGTCCGCCCGGTTCGCCGAGAGCTTCCTCCGGCTGGGCCTCGTGTCCGGTATCGGCGGTGCGTGGTTCCTGGCCAGGGCCGTCGGCGTGGCCAAGGCCATGGAACTGACCCTGACCAGCGAGTTCATCTCCGCCGAGGCGGCGGCCGGGCTGCGCATCGTCTCGCGGGTCGTCGACGACGCCCGGCTGGGGGACGAAGCCGCCGACCTCGCTCGCACGATCGCCGCCCAGCCACCGCGCGCGCTGCGCATGGCCAAGCGGCTGGTCCGGGAGTCGGCGGAGACCACCCTGCCCGCCGCGCTGGAGCTGGCGGCCGCGCTGCAGGCCATCCTCCTGTCCGGCGACGAGCACCGCACCACCGTCAAGCAGTTCCTGGAGAACCGGCGCTGA
- a CDS encoding enoyl-CoA hydratase-related protein: MNDRHPPVRTAHDDRVAVVTLASANPLNPLADDLVVELLRIDADPAIRATVLTGSSKAFATGADVEAMAPLHYATAFRALGGGCELAMMCDVVVAAEDARFGQPEVVLGLVPGAGGTQRLPRAAGKSLVMQMCPTAAPIRAAEDPAFADE, translated from the coding sequence GTGAACGACCGACACCCACCCGTCCGGACCGCGCACGACGACCGGGTCGCGGTGGTCACCCTGGCCTCGGCGAACCCGCTGAACCCGCTGGCCGACGACCTCGTGGTCGAACTGCTCCGCATCGACGCGGATCCCGCGATCCGGGCCACCGTCCTCACCGGATCCTCGAAGGCCTTCGCCACGGGCGCGGACGTCGAGGCCATGGCGCCACTGCACTACGCCACCGCGTTCCGCGCCCTGGGCGGCGGCTGCGAGCTCGCGATGATGTGCGACGTCGTCGTCGCCGCCGAAGACGCGCGGTTCGGCCAGCCGGAGGTCGTCCTCGGCCTCGTCCCCGGGGCCGGCGGGACGCAGCGGCTCCCCCGCGCGGCCGGCAAGTCGCTGGTGATGCAGATGTGCCCGACCGCCGCGCCGATCCGCGCCGCGGAAGACCCCGCCTTCGCCGACGAATGA
- a CDS encoding ABC transporter substrate-binding protein: MTPRGYYQKVGFSSVRFVPGGPSAVSVLTQRVNGAVQFGVSSPTEIAGDNRNGASFRGIGAMYQKDPRRIVSLAGKPRQRRPTPTTETRGDPMAATVGIQLDNVTETFTRGAGESTRSAVSA, from the coding sequence CTGACACCAAGGGGTTACTACCAGAAGGTCGGCTTCTCTTCCGTCAGGTTCGTCCCCGGCGGCCCGTCGGCGGTCTCCGTGCTGACCCAGCGGGTCAACGGGGCCGTGCAGTTCGGGGTGTCGTCGCCGACCGAGATCGCCGGGGACAACCGGAACGGTGCCTCGTTCCGGGGCATCGGCGCGATGTACCAGAAGGACCCGCGCCGCATCGTCTCGCTGGCGGGCAAGCCGCGTCAACGACGTCCAACACCGACCACGGAAACACGAGGAGACCCGATGGCCGCGACCGTGGGGATTCAGCTCGACAACGTGACCGAGACCTTCACGCGAGGCGCCGGCGAGTCGACACGCTCGGCGGTGTCAGCTTGA
- a CDS encoding LysR substrate-binding domain-containing protein, translating to MTVRRDPLPPLNPTRVFATTGRLLSISKAAAELSVTPAAVSRQVRALEHYLGVPLFHRVHGGLELTAAGSRYLADITPLFTALEKATEAVRAGVPGATLKIRSPATFAVRWLIPRFASFHRAHPDIDVRLTTSPAPIDLDREDIDAGVQLGDGDWPRLFSQRLIRNELVPVAAPRLRTAAKAGDATLLHSLARLDDWAVWFEAAGMDTANAYSGMKYETSLLAYQAALEGHGVAIAQQALVEKELADGSLVTPFDFVLDRGRYTYYFVWRADRPQSPAVVAFRRWLAFVVGP from the coding sequence GTGACCGTCCGCCGCGATCCCCTGCCGCCGTTGAACCCCACGCGGGTGTTCGCGACGACGGGGCGGCTGCTGAGCATCTCGAAGGCGGCGGCCGAGCTCTCGGTGACGCCCGCCGCGGTCAGCCGCCAGGTGCGTGCGCTCGAGCACTACCTGGGGGTGCCCCTGTTCCACCGCGTGCACGGCGGGTTGGAGCTGACCGCGGCGGGTTCGCGCTACCTGGCCGACATCACCCCGCTGTTCACCGCGTTGGAGAAGGCGACCGAAGCGGTCCGCGCCGGCGTTCCGGGCGCCACGCTGAAGATCCGGTCTCCCGCCACCTTCGCGGTGCGCTGGCTGATTCCCCGGTTCGCGAGTTTCCACCGCGCCCACCCCGACATCGACGTCCGGCTGACCACCTCCCCGGCCCCGATCGATCTCGACCGCGAGGACATCGACGCGGGCGTCCAGCTCGGCGACGGCGACTGGCCCAGGCTGTTCAGCCAGCGGCTCATCCGGAACGAGCTGGTGCCCGTGGCCGCCCCCCGGCTGCGGACCGCCGCCAAGGCGGGCGACGCCACCCTGCTCCACTCACTGGCGCGGCTCGACGACTGGGCGGTGTGGTTCGAGGCGGCCGGGATGGACACCGCGAACGCCTACAGTGGAATGAAGTACGAGACTTCGCTGCTGGCCTACCAAGCCGCGCTCGAAGGCCACGGCGTCGCCATCGCCCAGCAGGCCCTCGTCGAGAAGGAACTGGCCGACGGATCGCTCGTGACCCCGTTCGACTTCGTCCTCGATCGAGGGCGCTACACCTACTATTTCGTGTGGCGGGCGGACCGGCCGCAGTCCCCGGCGGTCGTCGCCTTCCGCCGCTGGCTGGCTTTCGTCGTCGGTCCGTGA
- a CDS encoding TetR/AcrR family transcriptional regulator, which produces MPFEPGVARRCRCAATSFEQAPHGHYHAGAGLPVSRVWVTASPHLWDLVAEVRETVNLLVLAGAGARFVKLSNAARCCVSALGPGWSCLRTRASGGKVLLAAGSPPVASRSQPVMPTARVDRARPRPGGRRCRAVAREPGEEWTTGSVQDGFPAKPGLASSGAGACSAGRVNLFMPPRRSTRTRIGCGCNRPDSCSLRVTRWEAPCLVTTSLASAGDRLGATLDAMARTLSSMSDGEFARRRILDAAHAVFAARGFRAATVDAIARRSELSRAGVLHHFANKQAILTALLDERDVELALDEDAAADSVVSLIAGVRARLRRILQDRDLILLAHALRAEAVDPEHPAHEWLVRRSRRLRAAMTTALEASSARGELRSHVDPRLLSALLLAVIEGLEMQWLEDPGEIDVEAGIALFDELLRGSIPAQL; this is translated from the coding sequence GTGCCATTCGAACCCGGTGTGGCGCGGCGGTGTAGGTGTGCCGCGACTTCATTCGAGCAGGCTCCCCACGGGCACTACCACGCCGGGGCGGGGCTGCCGGTGTCGCGGGTGTGGGTGACCGCGTCGCCGCACCTGTGGGACCTGGTGGCGGAGGTGCGCGAGACGGTGAACCTCCTGGTGCTGGCCGGCGCGGGAGCACGGTTCGTGAAACTGTCGAACGCGGCCAGGTGCTGCGTGTCGGCACTCGGGCCGGGCTGGTCCTGCCTGCGCACCCGGGCTTCCGGCGGGAAGGTCCTGCTGGCCGCCGGGTCCCCGCCGGTGGCGTCGCGCTCTCAACCGGTGATGCCCACGGCCCGCGTCGACCGCGCCCGGCCGCGGCCTGGGGGGCGGCGTTGTCGGGCGGTGGCCCGCGAGCCGGGGGAGGAGTGGACGACCGGTTCGGTGCAGGACGGCTTCCCGGCCAAACCCGGGCTCGCCTCGAGCGGGGCAGGTGCGTGCTCAGCCGGACGTGTGAACCTGTTCATGCCACCGAGACGGAGTACCCGAACGCGGATCGGGTGCGGGTGCAACCGGCCGGACAGCTGCTCGCTCCGGGTGACCCGGTGGGAGGCGCCGTGCTTGGTGACGACGTCGCTCGCGTCGGCGGGGGACCGGCTCGGCGCTACGCTGGACGCCATGGCCCGCACGCTTTCCTCGATGAGCGATGGGGAATTCGCTCGCCGGCGGATCTTGGATGCCGCACACGCCGTCTTCGCCGCGCGCGGATTTCGCGCCGCGACGGTCGACGCGATCGCGCGACGTTCGGAGCTGTCACGCGCCGGCGTGCTGCACCATTTCGCCAACAAGCAAGCGATCCTCACCGCTCTGCTGGACGAACGCGACGTCGAGTTGGCGCTGGACGAGGACGCCGCGGCCGACTCGGTGGTGTCCTTGATCGCCGGGGTGCGGGCGAGGTTGCGTCGGATCCTGCAGGACCGCGATCTGATTCTGCTCGCTCATGCTCTCCGGGCTGAGGCCGTGGATCCGGAACACCCCGCTCACGAGTGGCTGGTGCGCCGTTCGCGTCGCCTGCGGGCTGCGATGACGACGGCTCTCGAGGCGTCCTCGGCTCGTGGCGAGCTCCGGTCGCACGTCGATCCGCGGCTGCTGTCCGCGCTGCTGCTGGCGGTCATCGAGGGCCTGGAGATGCAGTGGCTCGAGGACCCCGGCGAGATCGACGTCGAGGCCGGCATCGCGTTGTTCGACGAGCTGCTTCGAGGAAGTATCCCGGCTCAGCTGTAG
- a CDS encoding ABC transporter permease subunit, with protein sequence MREVDHPAAARAVADGRPRFGRIPGAVPGILNAARISIPLALFGALVAESLVTRTGISHAMTIATTTFDYTRLWADVVAVTVTVIVLYEIVALLHERARRRFSA encoded by the coding sequence GTGCGGGAAGTCGACCATCCTGCGGCTGCTCGTGCGGTGGCCGATGGGCGGCCCCGCTTCGGCCGGATTCCCGGCGCCGTACCGGGAATCCTCAACGCTGCGCGGATCAGCATCCCGCTCGCGCTCTTCGGCGCGCTGGTGGCCGAATCGCTGGTCACCAGGACCGGGATCTCCCACGCAATGACGATCGCCACCACCACCTTCGACTACACCCGCCTCTGGGCCGATGTGGTCGCCGTGACCGTGACCGTGATCGTGCTCTACGAAATCGTCGCGCTGCTCCATGAACGTGCGCGACGCCGGTTCTCGGCCTGA